A genome region from Pseudoalteromonas tetraodonis includes the following:
- the glyA gene encoding serine hydroxymethyltransferase, translating to MLERSMNISDFDPELFDAMSKETSRQEEHIELIASENYCSPRVLEAQGSQLTNKYAEGYPGKRYYGGCEHVDVVEQLAIDRANELFGTDYANVQPHAGSQANAAVFQALLSPLDTVLGMSLAHGGHLTHGSHVNFSGKTYNAIQYGLNEETGEIDYAQVEALALEHKPKMIIAGFSAYSGIVDWAKFREIADKVGAYLFVDMAHVAGLIAAGVYPSPVPFAHVVTTTTHKTLAGPRGGLIISACGDEEIYKKLNSAVFPGGQGGPLCHVIAAKAVAFKEALQPEFKTYQAQVVKNAQAMVAVLQERGYKVVSGKTDNHLFLLDLIDKDITGKDADAALGNANITVNKNSVPNDPRSPFVTSGLRIGSPAITRRGFKEAESKELAGWICDVLDNIEDESVQAQVKEKVKAICAKLPVYA from the coding sequence ATGTTAGAACGTAGCATGAATATTTCGGACTTTGATCCAGAGTTATTTGACGCGATGAGCAAAGAAACATCACGTCAGGAAGAGCATATTGAGTTAATTGCATCTGAAAACTACTGTAGCCCACGCGTACTTGAAGCGCAGGGTTCTCAGCTGACTAACAAATACGCTGAAGGTTACCCGGGCAAACGTTACTACGGTGGCTGTGAGCACGTAGACGTGGTTGAGCAACTTGCTATTGACCGCGCAAATGAATTATTTGGTACAGATTACGCAAACGTACAGCCTCATGCCGGTTCACAAGCGAATGCTGCTGTTTTCCAAGCTCTTTTAAGCCCACTTGATACTGTATTAGGCATGAGCCTAGCGCACGGTGGTCATTTAACGCACGGCTCACACGTTAACTTCTCTGGTAAAACATACAACGCAATTCAGTATGGTCTTAACGAAGAAACTGGCGAAATTGATTACGCACAAGTTGAAGCGTTAGCACTTGAGCACAAACCAAAAATGATCATTGCTGGTTTTTCTGCATACTCAGGTATTGTTGATTGGGCTAAGTTCCGTGAAATTGCAGACAAAGTAGGTGCTTACTTATTTGTTGATATGGCGCACGTTGCAGGTTTAATTGCTGCGGGTGTTTACCCAAGCCCAGTGCCATTTGCTCACGTTGTAACAACCACAACACACAAAACATTAGCGGGTCCTCGCGGTGGTTTAATCATCTCTGCGTGTGGCGATGAAGAAATTTACAAAAAGCTAAACAGCGCTGTTTTCCCAGGTGGCCAAGGTGGTCCTTTATGTCATGTTATTGCTGCTAAAGCGGTCGCATTTAAAGAAGCACTTCAACCTGAGTTTAAAACATACCAAGCACAAGTTGTTAAAAATGCACAAGCAATGGTTGCGGTATTACAAGAGCGCGGCTACAAAGTAGTATCGGGTAAAACTGACAACCACTTATTCTTACTTGATTTAATCGACAAAGATATCACAGGTAAAGATGCAGATGCTGCCCTAGGTAATGCGAATATCACGGTTAACAAAAACTCAGTACCGAACGATCCACGTTCACCATTTGTTACCTCTGGTCTGCGTATTGGTTCACCAGCAATCACTCGTCGTGGCTTTAAAGAAGCTGAATCAAAAGAGTTAGCGGGCTGGATCTGTGATGTACTAGACAACATCGAAGATGAGTCAGTACAAGCGCAAGTAAAAGAAAAAGTGAAAGCAATTTGTGCAAAATTACCTGTTTACGCTTAA
- the nrdR gene encoding transcriptional regulator NrdR, with protein MHCPFCTAKDTKVIDSRLVGGGHQVRRRRECNECHERFTTFEGAELVMPRVIKQDGSREPFNEDKLLNGLTRALEKRPVSTEQVDEVVNIIKSQLRATGEREVSSHLVGECIMEALKKLDKVAYVRFASVYRSFEDIREFGEEIARLGE; from the coding sequence ATGCATTGCCCTTTTTGCACCGCCAAAGATACTAAAGTTATTGATTCTCGCCTTGTTGGTGGGGGACACCAAGTACGTAGACGTCGTGAATGTAATGAATGCCACGAACGATTTACCACCTTTGAAGGGGCTGAATTAGTGATGCCACGGGTCATCAAGCAAGATGGCAGCCGCGAACCGTTTAATGAAGATAAGTTACTAAATGGTTTAACTCGCGCCCTCGAAAAACGCCCCGTAAGCACTGAGCAAGTTGATGAAGTGGTTAATATTATTAAGTCGCAGTTACGTGCCACTGGCGAACGCGAGGTGTCTAGCCATTTGGTGGGTGAGTGCATTATGGAAGCGCTTAAAAAGTTAGATAAAGTGGCCTATGTAAGATTTGCCTCTGTGTATCGCTCGTTTGAAGATATACGCGAATTTGGTGAAGAAATAGCCCGCTTAGGGGAATAG
- the ribD gene encoding bifunctional diaminohydroxyphosphoribosylaminopyrimidine deaminase/5-amino-6-(5-phosphoribosylamino)uracil reductase RibD has translation MTKQSSFSEDDKRYMARAIELAKKGRFTTTPNPNVGCVLVKNNKIIGEGFHRLAGQGHAEVNALAMAGENAKGATAYVTLEPCSHYGRTPPCAEGLKVAGVKKVIAAMVDSNPQVAGKGLKILADAGIEVAHGLLEAQARALNLGFFKRMEQGLPFVTCKMAASIDGKTALKNGQSKWITGPAARQDVQLYRAQSCAILTGADTVLMDDAKLNVRPEELPYSLPTDLPLRQPVRVVIDSQNRLTPDLALFSIQSEVIIFTTKVDKSHQWPHFVKQIEVPENNNKVDLLAVLHTLAQLQFNNVWLEAGATLAGKMTELDLIDEFVFYIAPKLMGSDAKSLLNFPELMSMQNTINLTFNECVPIGDDLRITALKKAH, from the coding sequence ATGACCAAGCAAAGTTCGTTTTCAGAGGATGATAAACGCTACATGGCCCGCGCTATTGAACTGGCAAAAAAAGGGCGCTTTACCACCACTCCTAATCCTAATGTTGGCTGCGTACTCGTAAAAAATAATAAAATAATAGGTGAAGGATTTCATCGGTTAGCGGGCCAAGGTCATGCAGAGGTAAACGCACTGGCTATGGCTGGCGAAAATGCAAAAGGCGCAACCGCTTATGTAACACTTGAGCCTTGCAGTCATTATGGTCGAACACCGCCATGTGCTGAAGGGCTAAAAGTAGCCGGTGTTAAAAAAGTGATTGCCGCAATGGTTGACAGCAACCCGCAAGTTGCAGGCAAAGGTCTGAAAATTTTAGCGGATGCTGGTATAGAAGTTGCTCACGGATTACTTGAAGCGCAAGCTCGCGCATTAAACCTTGGGTTTTTTAAGCGCATGGAGCAGGGGTTACCCTTTGTGACTTGCAAAATGGCCGCCAGTATTGATGGTAAAACGGCGCTTAAAAACGGCCAAAGTAAATGGATAACAGGCCCCGCTGCGCGCCAAGATGTGCAACTATACCGAGCACAAAGCTGTGCAATTTTAACCGGTGCCGATACGGTATTAATGGATGATGCAAAATTAAATGTGCGCCCAGAAGAGTTACCGTATTCTTTACCAACTGATTTACCACTGCGCCAACCGGTTCGCGTTGTTATTGACTCACAAAACAGACTTACCCCTGATCTTGCCTTATTTTCAATTCAAAGTGAGGTGATAATATTTACCACCAAGGTTGATAAATCGCATCAGTGGCCTCATTTTGTTAAACAGATTGAAGTACCTGAAAATAATAATAAAGTAGATTTACTGGCCGTGTTACACACGCTTGCCCAATTGCAGTTTAATAATGTGTGGCTAGAGGCCGGAGCGACACTGGCCGGTAAAATGACAGAACTTGATTTAATTGATGAGTTTGTTTTTTACATTGCTCCTAAATTAATGGGCAGCGATGCTAAAAGTTTACTAAATTTCCCAGAGTTAATGAGTATGCAAAATACCATTAATTTAACTTTTAATGAGTGTGTGCCAATTGGTGATGATTTACGTATCACAGCACTAAAAAAAGCTCATTAA
- a CDS encoding riboflavin synthase — MFTGIVEATGKIALLQKKQGDLAIRIQSKNLDMSDVKLGDSIATNGVCLTVVDKHIDGFSADLSNETISLTGFAHYALGQTVNLEKAMQPVSRLGGHLVSGHVDGIATITAINANARATEYWLATDENLMKYIPYKGSVCIDGISLTVNAVEGNKFKLTIVPHTSGQTTIADFQVGTKVNLEVDQIARYLERLVRGAEQPTGSDISMSLLAKAGFIK; from the coding sequence ATGTTTACTGGAATAGTTGAAGCGACAGGTAAAATTGCGTTATTACAAAAAAAACAAGGTGATTTAGCTATTCGTATCCAAAGTAAAAACCTTGATATGAGTGATGTTAAGTTAGGTGACAGTATTGCAACCAATGGTGTATGCCTGACGGTTGTTGATAAGCATATTGATGGCTTTAGTGCAGACTTATCAAATGAAACGATTAGCTTAACAGGGTTTGCACATTACGCATTAGGGCAAACCGTTAATCTAGAAAAGGCGATGCAACCTGTTTCGCGCCTCGGTGGTCATTTAGTGTCTGGCCATGTAGATGGCATTGCCACTATCACAGCAATTAATGCCAATGCGCGAGCAACAGAATATTGGTTAGCCACCGATGAAAATTTAATGAAATACATTCCTTACAAAGGGTCGGTTTGTATTGATGGTATTAGCCTGACGGTTAATGCAGTTGAAGGTAATAAATTTAAACTGACGATTGTGCCCCACACCAGCGGGCAAACGACCATAGCTGATTTTCAAGTCGGTACCAAAGTGAATTTAGAGGTCGACCAAATAGCACGTTATTTAGAGCGCCTAGTCAGAGGGGCTGAGCAGCCTACGGGTTCAGATATTTCGATGAGCTTACTCGCTAAAGCGGGCTTTATAAAATAA
- the ribBA gene encoding bifunctional 3,4-dihydroxy-2-butanone-4-phosphate synthase/GTP cyclohydrolase II: MNLNSAQEIIDDIKAGKMVILMDDEDRENEGDLIIAAEHISAEAINFMATHGRGLICLTMTQERCSQLDLPLMVKNNGAAFSTNFTMSIEASKGVTTGISAADRARTVQAAIAKGAVPSDIVQPGHIFPIMAQPGGVLTRAGHTEAGCDLARLAGLEPSSVIVEILNEDGTMARRPDLEVFAKQHDIKIGTIADLIEYRNLNETTIEQVAKCKLPTEHGEFDLVTYKDTIDGQLHYALLKGEIKQQEPTLVRVHLQSTFNDILLSDRNADRSWGLSQAMAYIAEHNGALVILGKQESTEELEATVKAFAAADAGENVTPRKFQGTSRTVGVGSQILADLGIQKMRLMSLPKKYHALSGFHLEVVDYVEPQ; the protein is encoded by the coding sequence ATGAATTTAAACAGCGCACAAGAAATAATTGATGACATTAAAGCCGGTAAAATGGTTATTTTAATGGATGATGAAGACAGAGAAAATGAAGGCGATTTAATTATTGCTGCTGAACACATTAGTGCAGAAGCCATTAACTTTATGGCGACTCATGGCCGTGGACTAATTTGTTTAACGATGACTCAAGAGCGTTGCTCGCAGCTTGATTTACCATTAATGGTAAAAAATAATGGTGCCGCATTCTCAACTAATTTCACTATGTCGATTGAAGCATCAAAAGGGGTTACCACAGGTATTTCTGCAGCGGATCGTGCCCGCACTGTTCAAGCTGCCATCGCGAAAGGCGCTGTGCCAAGCGATATTGTACAACCAGGTCATATTTTTCCTATTATGGCGCAACCAGGCGGCGTGTTAACACGTGCAGGGCATACAGAAGCAGGGTGTGACTTAGCGCGTTTAGCAGGGCTTGAGCCATCATCAGTGATTGTAGAAATCCTAAATGAAGATGGCACCATGGCGCGTCGTCCTGATTTAGAAGTATTTGCTAAGCAACATGATATTAAAATTGGCACCATTGCTGATTTAATCGAGTACCGTAACCTAAACGAAACCACAATTGAGCAAGTTGCAAAATGTAAATTGCCAACTGAACATGGTGAGTTTGACTTAGTGACTTACAAAGACACTATTGATGGGCAGTTACACTATGCATTGCTTAAAGGTGAAATAAAACAACAAGAACCGACCTTAGTACGTGTGCATTTACAAAGTACCTTTAACGATATTTTACTCTCTGATCGCAATGCTGACCGTAGTTGGGGTTTATCGCAAGCAATGGCTTATATTGCTGAGCATAATGGCGCCTTAGTTATTTTAGGTAAGCAAGAAAGCACTGAAGAGTTAGAAGCCACAGTAAAAGCGTTTGCCGCAGCTGATGCGGGTGAAAATGTGACGCCACGTAAATTTCAAGGTACTTCGCGCACCGTAGGTGTGGGTTCGCAAATTCTGGCTGATTTAGGTATTCAAAAAATGCGTTTGATGAGTTTACCTAAAAAATACCATGCATTATCAGGGTTCCATTTAGAAGTGGTTGACTACGTAGAGCCACAATAA
- the ribH gene encoding 6,7-dimethyl-8-ribityllumazine synthase codes for MKIIEGNKYAPGKKFAIVISRFNDFIGSSLLAGAVDELKRTGGVSEDDITVIYVPGAVELPLAAKRVAAKKEYDAIIALGVVIRGGTPHFDLVAGESNKGLAQVSLEYDIPVAFGVLTTESIEQAIERAGTKMGNKGGEAALGALEMVNVLDKI; via the coding sequence ATGAAAATTATTGAAGGTAATAAATACGCTCCAGGCAAAAAGTTTGCCATTGTCATTTCTCGTTTTAATGACTTTATTGGTAGTAGCTTGCTTGCAGGTGCTGTTGATGAGCTAAAACGTACTGGTGGAGTATCAGAAGACGATATTACCGTGATTTACGTACCCGGTGCGGTTGAATTACCTTTAGCAGCGAAACGCGTTGCAGCAAAAAAAGAATATGATGCAATTATCGCCTTAGGTGTAGTGATCAGAGGGGGCACGCCTCACTTTGATCTCGTCGCTGGCGAGTCAAATAAAGGGCTTGCACAAGTATCGCTTGAGTATGATATCCCGGTTGCATTTGGCGTATTAACCACTGAAAGCATTGAGCAAGCAATTGAGCGCGCAGGTACCAAAATGGGTAACAAAGGCGGCGAAGCTGCTTTAGGTGCGCTTGAAATGGTTAATGTGTTAGATAAAATTTAA
- the nusB gene encoding transcription antitermination factor NusB yields the protein MKPAARRKARILALQAVYSWQLSGNAIADIEQQMLIENDVTKIDVEYFKDLARGVAVNHKQLDEAVSPHLTRPFDELDEVERAILRLSSYELKFREDVPYKVAINESIELAKMFGAEDSHKFVNGVLDKAVKQLRKS from the coding sequence GTGAAACCAGCAGCAAGACGTAAAGCACGTATCTTAGCACTTCAAGCCGTGTATTCATGGCAATTAAGCGGCAATGCAATTGCCGATATCGAACAACAAATGTTGATCGAAAACGATGTGACTAAAATTGATGTTGAATATTTTAAAGATTTAGCGCGTGGAGTTGCCGTAAATCATAAGCAACTAGACGAAGCTGTATCGCCTCATTTAACTCGTCCATTTGATGAATTAGACGAAGTTGAACGTGCAATCTTACGTTTAAGCAGCTACGAGCTTAAATTTCGTGAAGATGTTCCTTACAAAGTGGCTATCAATGAAAGCATTGAATTAGCGAAAATGTTTGGCGCTGAAGATAGCCATAAATTTGTAAACGGTGTACTTGATAAAGCTGTAAAACAGTTACGCAAGTCATAA
- the thiL gene encoding thiamine-phosphate kinase gives MKEFELINHYFKGRGITRRDVNLGIGDDCALVTVPANCQLAVTTDTLVAGVHFFHDISPRALGHRALAVNLSDLAAMGAEPTWVSVALTLPSIDPQWIAELTDGMHEIAEYFNVQIIGGDTTQGPLSITICAKGTVPEGKALRRSGAKVGDWIFVTGPLGDAGLAIESKKQGLPVAPEHLKHINKCLNFPTPRVAAGQALRGLASSAIDISDGLLADLGHILDLSQVSATINIENVPTSDAMQASLDFEQQLPFILNYGDDYELLYTVPDSNKSMLDIKLRQYGVEATCIGQIKSGDGNIELLHQGEKFVFEHKGFEHFSKEQV, from the coding sequence ATGAAGGAATTTGAATTAATTAATCACTACTTTAAAGGTCGCGGTATCACTCGTCGCGATGTTAATTTAGGGATTGGAGACGACTGTGCGCTTGTCACAGTACCAGCAAACTGTCAGCTTGCTGTAACAACAGATACCTTAGTTGCTGGGGTGCATTTTTTTCATGATATCTCTCCTCGCGCATTAGGGCATCGAGCTCTGGCAGTAAATTTAAGTGATTTAGCTGCCATGGGTGCAGAGCCTACATGGGTATCGGTTGCACTCACGTTGCCAAGTATCGATCCACAATGGATTGCAGAGCTGACTGACGGCATGCATGAAATTGCTGAGTACTTTAATGTACAAATTATTGGTGGCGATACGACTCAAGGCCCACTCAGTATTACTATTTGTGCAAAAGGCACGGTTCCTGAAGGTAAAGCACTGCGTCGAAGTGGCGCAAAAGTGGGCGACTGGATTTTTGTAACCGGACCGCTAGGTGATGCTGGTTTGGCAATTGAGTCAAAAAAACAAGGTTTGCCAGTTGCACCTGAACATTTAAAGCATATTAATAAATGTTTAAACTTTCCAACGCCACGCGTGGCCGCCGGACAAGCTTTGCGTGGCTTAGCGTCATCAGCTATTGATATTTCAGACGGTTTACTTGCTGATTTAGGTCACATTTTGGATTTGTCACAGGTCAGTGCAACAATCAATATTGAAAATGTACCTACTTCTGATGCGATGCAAGCGAGTCTTGATTTTGAGCAACAGCTTCCTTTTATACTCAACTATGGCGATGACTATGAACTACTTTACACTGTCCCAGACAGTAATAAGAGTATGCTCGATATTAAGTTGCGCCAATACGGTGTAGAAGCAACCTGTATCGGCCAAATCAAAAGTGGTGACGGGAATATAGAATTATTACACCAAGGTGAAAAGTTTGTTTTTGAGCACAAAGGCTTTGAGCACTTTTCCAAGGAGCAGGTTTGA
- a CDS encoding phosphatidylglycerophosphatase A family protein, which translates to MNKNRLFNLKRPHQFFGLGFGTGLAPKAPGTFGTLAALPFIFITMHFPLWLQIVFAVVISIFGIWACGKTADDLQVHDHPAIVWDEVAGYYITMIGAALNWQTLLVGFLLFRFFDIAKPGPIRILDKRAHGGFGIMADDVLAGIFSLICLQALIKVGLLPF; encoded by the coding sequence TTGAATAAAAACCGATTATTTAATTTAAAACGCCCACATCAATTTTTTGGTTTGGGTTTTGGTACAGGGCTTGCGCCTAAAGCCCCTGGTACATTTGGTACTTTAGCGGCGTTACCATTTATTTTTATTACCATGCATTTTCCGTTATGGTTACAAATTGTATTTGCGGTGGTGATCAGTATATTTGGTATTTGGGCATGTGGAAAAACAGCTGATGACCTTCAAGTTCATGATCATCCAGCTATTGTTTGGGATGAAGTCGCTGGTTACTATATAACGATGATTGGTGCAGCACTGAATTGGCAAACATTATTAGTGGGCTTTTTACTATTTCGCTTTTTTGATATAGCAAAGCCAGGGCCGATTCGTATACTTGATAAACGTGCTCATGGTGGGTTTGGTATTATGGCCGATGATGTACTTGCAGGTATTTTTTCGCTTATTTGTTTGCAAGCATTGATAAAAGTAGGTTTACTACCCTTTTAA
- a CDS encoding ligand-binding sensor domain-containing diguanylate cyclase — protein sequence MMRFLLVCVLLMCAMPSTASITDYVVKQWNIKDGLPSQSLKSVVQDNQGYMWLGTQFGLSRFDGNTFTNYNTQNSLFLPSNGINKLLIDGQGLLWIGTKNGLVVIDPEKLTAQEFNIKGPVRDILEDSKGSIWIAANGLYYIDRGQIELRDQLNNPSPIVNATAITQIVGSVSKMALSPEGIWLVNDRNLLRLTQSASDFSKLRLELTAKVALPDRLAQTIVHDLSFLNGNLYLASELGAYFLDLDDELRPFPLPNANNSAVYKFMSDGNGGLWVSTYGRLLFRGKSDDWQWVEPSQLDQSIWFADIFRDDENNIWLASFSEGLWLAHEGRIERHSAISKMTEAVMAISKSPDGKLWIANKSGVGYFDADKTFINVINSAKYGNASVHDLQFDGNRLYVATGRGLFFYESNTLYSFPARALSDNPVFAISTSTKGGFWVGTGRGLYRLNYNGLNPFAYNAFLGSKFVTYVLDKPNFGVIGTSKGAYYFTERGIEKIGDQTTLESAYVTSILHIKGVGILIGSLNDGLFYRSGQGQWQQLDAANGLPYGSIFSLEYDDTTKRIWVSTMKGVYRMPVEQFKANIESLKVEEVISSFDRQLDGKASQCCNGLGHDAVVDMDNSIWYPSLQGVVEIPKDVELFGLRSLKPTIETLTTPSRKLAAAALGKKPVLKTDERDVTLTYTAIDYYAPASIEFRYKLNGLDNDWRYANTRREAIYTNLPAGMFLFELETKRQGEDWGKAQSAEYAFVVPERFGETIYFRLLITSGFVLLFYLVFWVFKVQERRKQQVLEGLITERTLELRQANDKLNQVNSQLKLVSHSDELTGLRSRRFLFDQLPKDIEHFQRNSQSLQAQGKSLVLLIINLDNFSRINDAYGPIAGDSCLQQVAALLNSRTQGSDYVARWSGDEFLLLLRDFKCNLIDSYVSELCQAIADYSFQLPNGETTNITASVGWSFYPLPLLGGQVISWETSINLADIALHQVKKRGGDGVANITFDEQLDAFEFEQNPNVEQQIGLLQSNGLADIKVWMR from the coding sequence ATGATGCGATTTTTATTGGTTTGTGTACTCTTGATGTGTGCCATGCCAAGTACGGCTTCAATTACTGATTACGTAGTTAAACAATGGAACATTAAAGACGGACTTCCCTCACAATCCCTCAAAAGTGTGGTGCAAGATAACCAAGGCTACATGTGGCTTGGTACGCAATTCGGATTAAGCCGATTTGATGGTAACACTTTTACTAATTACAACACTCAAAATAGTCTGTTTTTACCCAGCAATGGCATCAATAAATTACTGATTGATGGCCAAGGACTATTATGGATAGGCACGAAAAACGGCCTCGTTGTTATAGACCCAGAAAAGCTAACCGCACAAGAGTTTAATATTAAAGGCCCTGTTAGAGATATTCTTGAAGACTCTAAAGGCAGTATTTGGATAGCAGCTAATGGGCTTTATTACATAGACAGAGGCCAGATAGAGCTGCGCGACCAGCTAAACAATCCGAGCCCTATCGTAAATGCCACTGCGATCACCCAAATAGTAGGGTCAGTCAGTAAAATGGCGCTCTCACCAGAGGGAATTTGGCTGGTTAACGATCGTAATTTATTGCGCTTGACGCAAAGCGCGTCTGATTTTTCTAAATTGCGCTTAGAGCTTACCGCTAAAGTGGCCTTGCCTGATCGTTTAGCACAAACAATTGTTCACGACTTATCCTTTTTAAATGGCAATTTATATCTTGCTTCTGAGCTAGGCGCTTACTTTTTAGATTTAGATGATGAGCTACGCCCATTTCCGCTGCCTAACGCTAACAACTCAGCCGTTTATAAGTTTATGAGTGATGGCAATGGTGGCTTGTGGGTATCGACTTATGGGCGCTTATTGTTCAGAGGGAAGTCGGATGATTGGCAATGGGTTGAGCCCAGTCAATTAGATCAAAGTATTTGGTTTGCCGATATATTTAGAGATGATGAAAATAATATATGGTTAGCGAGTTTTAGTGAGGGACTTTGGCTTGCTCACGAAGGGCGAATAGAGCGCCATTCAGCCATTTCTAAAATGACCGAAGCGGTTATGGCCATTAGTAAATCACCAGATGGTAAGTTATGGATTGCCAACAAAAGCGGCGTAGGCTATTTCGATGCCGATAAAACGTTTATCAATGTCATCAACAGTGCCAAGTATGGTAATGCCTCAGTACATGACTTACAGTTTGACGGCAATCGTCTTTATGTTGCCACTGGTAGAGGTTTGTTTTTCTACGAGTCGAATACCTTATATAGTTTCCCTGCCCGTGCGCTAAGTGATAATCCTGTATTTGCTATTAGTACGTCGACTAAAGGCGGCTTTTGGGTGGGCACTGGGCGAGGCTTATATCGTTTAAATTACAACGGGTTAAACCCTTTTGCGTACAATGCTTTTTTAGGCAGTAAGTTTGTAACCTATGTTTTAGATAAACCAAATTTTGGGGTGATTGGTACCAGTAAAGGGGCGTATTACTTTACTGAACGCGGGATAGAAAAAATAGGCGACCAAACCACTTTGGAAAGTGCGTACGTTACTAGCATTTTACACATTAAAGGCGTGGGGATTTTAATTGGCTCGCTTAACGATGGTTTGTTTTATCGCAGTGGACAAGGGCAGTGGCAGCAATTAGATGCCGCCAATGGGCTGCCATATGGTTCTATATTTAGTCTTGAGTACGATGATACTACAAAACGCATTTGGGTAAGCACCATGAAAGGGGTTTATCGCATGCCAGTTGAGCAATTCAAAGCCAACATTGAAAGCCTAAAAGTGGAGGAAGTGATCTCTTCATTTGATCGACAGCTCGATGGTAAAGCAAGTCAATGCTGTAATGGTTTAGGCCATGATGCGGTGGTTGATATGGATAATTCAATTTGGTATCCCAGCTTGCAAGGCGTTGTAGAAATTCCTAAAGACGTAGAATTATTTGGGCTGCGTTCACTTAAACCAACTATAGAAACTTTAACCACGCCATCACGAAAACTTGCTGCGGCTGCGTTAGGTAAAAAGCCAGTACTTAAAACTGACGAGCGTGATGTAACGCTTACCTATACCGCTATCGATTATTATGCACCTGCAAGTATAGAGTTTAGGTATAAACTCAATGGACTTGATAATGATTGGCGCTATGCAAATACCCGCCGAGAAGCAATTTACACTAACTTACCAGCAGGTATGTTTTTATTTGAATTAGAGACAAAACGTCAAGGTGAAGATTGGGGCAAAGCGCAATCGGCCGAATACGCTTTTGTGGTGCCTGAACGATTTGGTGAAACTATATATTTTAGATTACTGATCACCAGTGGTTTTGTGTTGCTCTTTTATTTGGTGTTTTGGGTATTTAAAGTTCAAGAGCGACGTAAGCAGCAGGTTCTTGAGGGGCTTATTACTGAGCGAACCCTTGAGCTTCGCCAAGCAAACGATAAATTAAACCAAGTAAACTCTCAGCTTAAACTTGTTAGTCACTCTGATGAGCTAACAGGGCTGAGAAGTCGCCGTTTTTTGTTTGATCAACTACCAAAAGATATTGAGCATTTTCAGCGTAACTCGCAGTCATTGCAGGCTCAAGGTAAATCGTTGGTGTTGTTAATTATTAATTTAGATAACTTTAGCCGCATTAACGATGCCTATGGTCCTATTGCTGGAGATAGCTGTTTACAACAAGTAGCGGCATTACTTAACTCGCGTACTCAAGGTTCTGATTATGTTGCCCGTTGGAGTGGTGATGAGTTCTTACTGTTATTGCGCGATTTTAAATGTAATTTAATCGACAGCTATGTATCTGAATTATGCCAAGCAATTGCAGATTATTCGTTTCAGCTTCCTAACGGTGAAACAACCAATATAACAGCGTCAGTCGGGTGGTCGTTCTATCCGTTACCTCTCTTAGGTGGGCAAGTTATTAGCTGGGAAACATCAATTAATCTAGCTGACATAGCATTACATCAAGTTAAAAAACGCGGCGGCGATGGCGTCGCTAATATTACCTTTGACGAGCAATTAGATGCATTTGAGTTTGAGCAAAACCCCAATGTTGAACAGCAAATTGGTTTGTTACAAAGCAATGGTCTAGCCGATATTAAGGTATGGATGCGCTAG